From the genome of Vicia villosa cultivar HV-30 ecotype Madison, WI linkage group LG2, Vvil1.0, whole genome shotgun sequence, one region includes:
- the LOC131652958 gene encoding E3 ubiquitin-protein ligase RGLG2-like has product MGGQSSKEENLRQDSSLRSSSSASASSWNSYPDPHSGYGQGGYPYSYDSQQPSYQPYYDTRPPPPPQNYDHEPHTSGRVPRQDDKRKLERKYSRIADNYNSIDEVTEALARAGLESSNLILGIDFTKSNEWTGKHSFNRKSLHHIGNGPNPYEQAISIVGKTLAAFDEDNLIPCFGFGDASTHDQDIFSFYPDERFCNGFEEVLSRYREIVPNIRLAGPTSFAPVVEMAMTIVEQSGGQYHVLVIIADGQVTRSIDTDQGRLSPQEQKTVDAIVEASKFPLSIILVGVGDGPWDMMKEFDDNMPARVFDNFQFVNFTEIMSKNIPPSRKEAAFALAALMEIPSQYKAAIELDLLGGRKASAPQRVALPTPSYGSPSFSTSKPYGSASFGASKPYHAPASFEQSAPSYPDDSKVVGTSPSAPSSTYENQLCPICLSNPKDMAFGCGHQTCCECGPDLQTCPICRSPINTRIKLY; this is encoded by the exons ATGGGGGGACAAAGTTCTAAAGAGGAAAATTTGAGGCAGGATTCATCTTTGCGATCAAGTTCATCTGCTTCTGCTTCTTCGTGGAATTCATATCCTGATCCGCATTCGGGTTACGGTCAGGGTGGTTATCCATATAGCTATGATTCACAACAGCCTTCTTATCAACCGTATTATGATACCCGGCCTCCTCCTCCTCCACAAAACTATGACCATGAGCCTCATACTAGTGGTAGAGTGCCCCGTCAAGATGATAAGAGAAAGTTAGAGAGGAAATACTCAAGGATTGCTGATAATTACAACTCCATAGATGAG GTGACTGAAGCTCTTGCACGTGCAGGCCTCGAGTCTTCCAATCTTATTCTTGGAATTGATTTCACCAAGAGCAATGAGTGGACAG GAAAGCATTCATTTAACAGAAAAAGTTTGCATCACATCGGGAATGGTCCAAATCCCTACGAACAAGCAATATCCATTGTTGGGAAAACCTTGGCCGCATTTGATGAGGATAACTTGATTCCTTGTTTTGGATTTGGAGATG CCTCAACACATGATCAAGATATCTTCAGTTTCTATCCAGACGAAAGATTTTGCAATGGGTTTGAAGAAGTTTTGAGTCGGTATAGGGAAATTGTTCCTAATATTCGACTTGCAG GCCCTACATCCTTTGCACCGGTTGTTGAAATGGCCATGACAATTGTTGAGCAGAGTGGAGGCCAATACCATGTTTTGGTGATAATTGCAGATGGCCAG GTTACAAGAAGTATTGACACTGATCAAGGGAGGCTTAGTCCACAGGAACAGAAAACTGTGGATGCCATTGTTGAAGCCAG TAAATTTCCTCTTTCAATCATATTGGTCGGTGTTGGAGATGGACCTTGGGACATGATGAAGGAATTTGATGACAATATGCCAGCCAGGGTCTTTGATAATTTTCAG TTTGTGAATTTCACGGAAATCATGTCAAAAAACATTCCTCCTTCACGAAAAGAGGCAGCATTTGCTCTCGCAGCATTGATGGAAATTCCTTCTCAGTATAAAGCCGCAATAGAGCTTGATCTACTGGG TGGTCGGAAGGCCAGTGCTCCTCAGAGAGTTGCCCTCCCAACACCCTCTTACGGCTCACCATCTTTTAGCACTTCAAAACCTTATGGTTCAGCATCTTTTGGTGCTTCAAAACCTTATCATGCCCCTGCTAGTTTTGAGCAGAGTGCACCTTCTTACCCTGACGACAGCAAAGTAGTTGGCACATCTCCTTCTGCCCCAAGTTCTACATATGAAAATCAG CTTTGCCCTATATGTTTGAGCAATCCAAAAGACATGGCCTTCGGATGCGGGCATCAG ACATGTTGTGAATGTGGACCAGATCTGCAGACGTGTCCCATCTGTAGGAGCCCTATCAACACCAGAATAAAGCTCTACTAA
- the LOC131647426 gene encoding GDSL esterase/lipase At5g33370-like, whose protein sequence is MAYSSLSVSFAVVVLVFGGILFVEAIPRTFLVFGDSLVDNGNNNYLATTARADAPPYGIDYPSHRPTGRFSNGYNIPDLISQRLGAEATLPYLSPELRGPKLLVGANFASAGIGILNDTGIQFVNIIRMYRQYEYFQEYQNRLSALIGASQAKARVNQALVLITVGGNDFVNNYYLVPYSARSRQYPLPQYVKFLISEYKKLLQKLYDLGARRVLVTGTGPMGCVPSEIAQRGRNGECSTEIQRASSLFNPQLESMLLALNKKLGRDVFIAANTGKTHLNFVNNPGQYGFKTSKIACCGQGPNNGIGLCTPLSNLCSNRDEYAFWDAFHPSEKANKLIVNDIMAGSKAYMNPMNLSTILALDETI, encoded by the exons ATGGCATATTCTTCATTGTCAGTAAGTTTTGCTGTTGTTGTTTTAGTTTTTGGAGGAATATTATTTGTTGAAGCAATTCCAAGAACATTTCTAGTGTTTGGAGATTCACTTGTTGATAATGGAAATAACAATTACTTGGCTACAACTGCTCGTGCCGATGCTCCTCCCTATGGAATCGATTATCCATCCCACAGACCAACTGGTAGATTCTCCAATGGTTACAATATTCCTGATCTTATCA GTCAGAGACTTGGTGCAGAAGCAACATTGCCATATTTAAGTCCTGAATTAAGAGGACCAAAGCTTCTTGTTGGAGCTAATTTTGCTTCTGCTGGAATTGGAATACTCAATGACACTGGAATTCAATTT GTGAACATTATAAGAATGTATAGACAATATGAGTATTTTCAAGAGTATCAAAATAGATTAAGTGCACTTATTGGAGCATCACAAGCAAAAGCTCGTGTGAATCAAGCACTTGTTCTAATCACTGTTGGTGGTAATGATTTTGTAAATAATTACTACTTGGTTCCTTATTCCGCAAGGTCTCGTCAGTATCCATTACCTCAATATGTCAAGTTTCTCATTTCTGAGTACAAAAAACTTTTGCAG AAACTGTATGATTTGGGAGCAAGAAGAGTTCTTGTGACAGGAACAGGACCTATGGGATGTGTACCTTCAGAAATTGCTCAACGGGGAAGAAATGGAGAATGTTCAACTGAGATTCAAAGAGCTTCATCATTGTTTAACCCTCAACTTGAAAGCATGTTACTAGCACTCAACAAGAAACTTGGTAGAGATGTTTTCATTGCAGCTAACACAGGAAAAACTCATCTGAATTTCGTAAACAACCCGGGACAATATGgtttcaaaacatcaaaaatagCATGTTGTGGACAAGGACCAAACAATGGAATAGGTCTATGCACACCACTTTCAAACTTGTGTTCCAATAGAGATGAGTACGCATTTTGGGATGCATTTCATCCATCTGAAAAGGCCAACAAGCTTATTGTCAATGATATTATGGCTGGCTCTAAGGCTTACATGAATCCAATGAATCTTAGCACCATCTTGGCATTGGATGAAACCATATGA
- the LOC131652957 gene encoding pentatricopeptide repeat-containing protein At4g35850, mitochondrial-like has product MKFLQSLLGKTRFAVRDRLLCRVSGFRFFNASPEEYSKRNYANNVAEYNTVLGSLNAQRRVFLLRDVYDDMMLDGVKPTRDTFHSLMVGTMRGSRMHDAFFFKDQMKITGLVPDVTFYNFLISTCGKCKNSDQAIQILEEMKSMEVKPNVQTYICLLHACAAQGRVDRVYAIVRDMTAAGLGLNKFCYAGLIVAHKNKTPFTDDFDAKVTEFVERSKIWSSVETDSANAENVMVGVTDEELYNLPTAEYINRRGGFVNRPFTAYHTAFNAAADFKNVKLTDTLLEMLSKEKKIPDIYIVMQVIRCYCHAGEIERGLQYFEEFINLGRGNAAELFVTLAEGAMVGYTEKGMQISQDILVRMNERNFFMNARMGSELLLRAAGEKTGGYTNANYIWDLMRSRNVYPTLPAVEAYYQGLKDRQIPQDDPRLVLVTQMYDNLRSRFRGSGNV; this is encoded by the exons ATGAAGTTCCTTCAATCTCTCTTAg GTAAAACCCGTTTTGCAGTGCGTGATAGGTTACTGTGTCGGGTTTCGGGGTTCCGATTCTTCAATGCTTCCCCAGAAGAGTATTCCAAGAGGAACTACGCTAACAATGTCGCTGAATACAACACTGTTTTGGGTTCTCTCAATGCTCAAAGAAG GGTTTTTTTGCTGAGGGATGTGTATGATGATATGATGCTTGATGGAGTGAAGCCAACCCGTGACACTTTTCATTCGCTTATGGTTGGAACCATGAGAGGCTCTAGAATGCATGATGCTTTCTTCTTCAAGGACCAAATGAAAATCACGGGTTTGGTTCCCGAT GTTACTTTTTACAACTTTCTCATTTCAACATGTGGGAAATGCAAGAACTCTGATCAGGCTATTCAG ATTTTGGAGGAGATGAAATCCATGGAAGTAAAGCCAAATGTACAAACCTACATCTGCTTGTTACATGCTTGTGCAGCACAAGGGCGCGTAGACCGAGT GTATGCAATTGTCCGTGATATGACTGCAGCTGGTCTGGGATTAAACAAGTTCTGCTATGCTGGGCTTATAGTTGCACACAAGAACAAAACACCTTTTACTGATGATTTTGATGCAAAA GTTACCGAGTTCGTGGAGAGGTCGAAGATATGGTCTTCAGTAGAAACCGACAGTGCCAATGCTGAGAATGTGATGGTGGGTGTTACTGATGAGGAGTTATATAACTTACCAACGGCAGAATACATTAATAGGCGCGGAGGATTCGTGAACAGGCCATTTACAGCATATCATACTGCATTCAATGCTGCTGCAGACTTCAAGAATGTTAAG TTGACGGATACACTTCTTGAAATGCTGAGCAAGGAGAAGAAAATTCCTGATATCTATATTGTCATGCAAGTAATTAG GTGCTATTGtcatgctggagaaattgaacgCGGTCTTCAATATTTTGAGGAATTTATAAATTTAGGAAGGGGTAATGCTGCCGAACTTTTTGTG ACACTTGCCGAAGGGGCAATGGTTGGTTACACTGAGAAAGGAATGcaaatttctcaagatatacTG GTAAGGATGAATGAAAGAAACTTTTTCATGAATGCCAGAATGGGAAGTGAGCTCCTGCTCAGGGCAGCTGGTGAAAAG ACTGGAGGATATACAAATGCTAACTACATATGGGACTTGATGCGATCCCGTAATGTCTACCCTACGTTGCCTGCGGTGGAAGCATACTACCAGGGTTTGAAG GATCGACAGATTCCTCAAGATGATCCAAGACTCGTATTGGTTACTCAAATGTATGACAACCTTCGCTCGAGATTTAGGGGAAGTGGGAATGTATAG